One segment of Massilia sp. Se16.2.3 DNA contains the following:
- the lgt gene encoding prolipoprotein diacylglyceryl transferase, protein MLVHPNPNPIAFSIGPVDIHWYGLMYVVAFALFLMLGRVRIKQPHIAAQGWKAQDLDDMLFYGMLGVVIGGRLGEVLFYQPAHFLANPLEIFQTWKGGMSFHGGFLGVMIAMALWARKAKRNLFDVYDFIAPMVPLGYAAGRLGNFINHELPGRVADPSLPWAMLWPDGSGTSWLDGLRHPSPLYQMIVDGILVFLILWPFARKARPRLAVGALFTLLYGCARTFTEFFRVPDWERVIAGVPITSGQALSLPMILAGLAMLAWAYSRENRRVGGSTVTQE, encoded by the coding sequence ATGCTGGTACACCCGAACCCGAACCCGATCGCGTTTTCCATCGGCCCCGTGGACATCCACTGGTACGGCCTGATGTACGTGGTCGCGTTCGCGCTGTTCCTGATGCTGGGACGCGTGCGCATCAAGCAGCCGCACATCGCCGCGCAGGGCTGGAAGGCGCAGGACCTGGACGACATGCTGTTCTACGGGATGCTCGGGGTCGTGATCGGCGGGCGCCTGGGCGAAGTGCTGTTCTACCAGCCCGCGCACTTCCTGGCCAATCCGCTCGAAATCTTCCAGACCTGGAAGGGCGGCATGTCCTTCCATGGCGGCTTCCTCGGCGTGATGATCGCGATGGCGCTGTGGGCAAGGAAGGCCAAGCGCAACCTGTTCGACGTGTACGACTTCATCGCGCCGATGGTCCCGCTCGGCTACGCCGCCGGCCGCCTGGGCAATTTCATCAACCACGAACTGCCGGGCCGCGTTGCCGACCCGAGCCTGCCCTGGGCCATGCTCTGGCCCGACGGCTCCGGCACGAGCTGGCTCGACGGCCTGCGCCACCCCTCGCCGCTGTACCAGATGATCGTCGACGGCATCCTGGTCTTCCTGATCCTGTGGCCCTTCGCCCGCAAGGCGCGCCCGCGCCTGGCCGTCGGCGCCCTGTTCACGCTGCTCTACGGCTGCGCGCGCACCTTCACCGAATTCTTCCGCGTGCCGGACTGGGAACGCGTGATTGCCGGCGTGCCGATCACCTCGGGCCAGGCGCTGTCGCTGCCGATGATCCTGGCGGGACTGGCGATGCTGGCCTGGGCGTATTCGCGTGAAAACCGTAGGGTGGGCGGCTCCACCGTCACGCAGGAATGA
- a CDS encoding sulfite exporter TauE/SafE family protein, which produces MDPLLILALLAMGCFGGFAAGLLGIGGGMVLVPFITMIFTARGFPDELVVHMAIATSLGTIMFTSLSSVRAHHKHGAVLWPVVRLLAPGIVLGSTVGPWIGKQMPTSVLAFFFGAFVAFSATQMLIGKKPAAARELPAAPGMFAMGGVIGILSGLVGAGGGFISVPFMTWCNVRIHNAVATSAALGFPIALAGTLANVFYGWGEPGLPQYSLGYIYVPALLIIVAASVTLAPLGARTAHRMPVRQLQKVFAVILYALAAYMFWKAA; this is translated from the coding sequence ATGGACCCGCTCCTGATCCTGGCCCTGCTGGCGATGGGCTGCTTCGGTGGCTTCGCCGCGGGCCTGCTCGGCATCGGCGGCGGCATGGTGCTGGTGCCCTTCATCACGATGATCTTCACGGCGCGCGGTTTCCCCGATGAACTGGTCGTCCACATGGCGATCGCCACCTCGCTCGGCACCATCATGTTCACCTCGCTGTCCTCGGTCCGCGCCCACCACAAGCACGGCGCCGTCCTGTGGCCGGTCGTGCGCCTCCTCGCTCCCGGCATCGTGCTCGGCTCGACGGTCGGGCCGTGGATCGGCAAGCAGATGCCGACTTCCGTACTCGCCTTCTTCTTTGGCGCCTTCGTCGCTTTTTCGGCGACGCAGATGCTGATCGGTAAAAAGCCGGCGGCCGCGCGCGAACTGCCTGCGGCGCCCGGCATGTTCGCCATGGGCGGCGTCATCGGCATCCTGTCAGGGCTGGTGGGGGCGGGCGGCGGCTTCATTTCCGTGCCCTTCATGACCTGGTGTAACGTGCGCATCCACAATGCCGTGGCCACGAGCGCCGCACTCGGCTTTCCGATCGCGCTGGCCGGAACGCTGGCGAACGTGTTCTATGGCTGGGGCGAGCCAGGCTTGCCGCAGTATTCGCTGGGCTATATCTATGTGCCGGCCTTGTTGATCATCGTCGCGGCCAGCGTGACGCTCGCGCCGCTGGGGGCAAGGACAGCGCACCGGATGCCGGTGCGGCAGTTGCAGAAGGTGTTTGCGGTGATCCTGTATGCCTTGGCGGCATATATGTTCTGGAAAGCGGCGTAG
- a CDS encoding ankyrin repeat domain-containing protein — protein sequence MIKTIQEVYRHCGQTGAWYGIEIARFDQRNFMNDTVLHTVCSWGDFAAVKVLVAAGADVNARGDRGATPLFNAVMGGNPEVVSFLLKAGADPRIPNGYERQVVDYARNVSASDAIVGLLVKAAGTKERKR from the coding sequence ATGATCAAAACGATTCAGGAGGTCTATCGCCACTGCGGCCAGACAGGCGCCTGGTATGGCATCGAGATTGCCCGGTTTGACCAACGCAATTTCATGAACGATACGGTGCTGCATACGGTGTGTAGTTGGGGAGATTTCGCTGCTGTCAAAGTGCTTGTCGCTGCCGGAGCGGATGTCAACGCCAGGGGTGATCGAGGTGCCACGCCATTATTCAATGCGGTAATGGGCGGTAACCCGGAAGTAGTGTCATTTCTTCTGAAGGCAGGTGCCGATCCGCGCATACCTAATGGTTATGAACGACAGGTTGTGGATTACGCGAGAAATGTATCAGCGTCCGATGCCATTGTGGGTCTCCTTGTAAAGGCGGCCGGAACGAAAGAGAGAAAGCGTTGA
- a CDS encoding rhodanese-like domain-containing protein, protein MFAMLMGLKGIAPRALHARLGRDGMTVVDVNASQSWQRARVPGAINLAPDFDAALLPPDHATPLVFYCSNPLCRKAPQAARRAEKLGYANVQVMAAGITGWVSAGLPVDSGS, encoded by the coding sequence ATGTTTGCCATGCTGATGGGTTTGAAAGGGATCGCTCCGCGTGCGCTGCATGCTCGCCTGGGCCGGGATGGAATGACGGTGGTCGACGTCAACGCGTCACAATCCTGGCAGAGGGCGCGCGTGCCGGGCGCGATCAACCTGGCACCGGATTTCGACGCCGCGCTGCTACCGCCAGACCATGCCACGCCGCTCGTGTTCTATTGTTCCAATCCGCTGTGCCGCAAGGCGCCGCAGGCGGCACGCCGTGCCGAAAAGCTCGGTTATGCGAACGTCCAGGTGATGGCGGCGGGGATCACTGGCTGGGTCAGTGCCGGCCTGCCGGTCGACAGCGGGAGCTGA
- a CDS encoding metalloregulator ArsR/SmtB family transcription factor: protein MSNVFKALSDPTRRRVLQLLQQGPIGAGELADMFDVSKPTMSAHFAVLVNAGLIDAEKQGRTVTYRLKLSVLEEALLGFAQAFGLQVTRPQDGRSTDGSNKEHP, encoded by the coding sequence ATGAGCAACGTATTCAAAGCCTTGTCCGATCCCACCCGCCGCCGGGTCCTCCAGCTATTGCAGCAGGGGCCCATTGGCGCAGGGGAGCTGGCCGACATGTTCGACGTGTCGAAGCCCACCATGTCGGCGCACTTTGCCGTCCTCGTGAATGCGGGGCTGATCGACGCCGAAAAGCAGGGCAGGACGGTGACCTACCGCTTGAAACTGTCGGTGCTCGAAGAAGCATTGCTGGGCTTTGCCCAGGCGTTTGGTTTGCAGGTCACGCGGCCGCAAGACGGCCGTTCCACTGACGGTTCCAACAAGGAGCATCCATGA
- a CDS encoding EVE domain-containing protein, with protein sequence MRYWLMKSEPDEVSFDDVLAAPQQTVAWFGVRNYQARNFLRDAMQVGDGILFYHSSCAVPGVAGIARVVSGPYPDETQFDANSHYFDPRATREQPRWISVDVQAQEKGRYLPLAEMRLAPELEDMVLLQKGSRLSISPVTAGQWHAILRLLRTPS encoded by the coding sequence ATGCGCTATTGGTTGATGAAATCCGAGCCCGATGAAGTCAGTTTCGACGACGTGCTCGCCGCGCCGCAGCAGACGGTGGCCTGGTTCGGCGTACGCAATTACCAGGCGCGGAATTTTCTACGCGATGCCATGCAGGTCGGCGACGGCATCCTGTTCTATCACTCCAGCTGCGCGGTGCCCGGCGTGGCCGGCATCGCCCGGGTCGTGAGCGGCCCGTATCCGGACGAAACCCAGTTCGACGCGAACAGTCATTATTTCGATCCGAGGGCCACGCGCGAACAGCCGCGCTGGATTTCGGTCGACGTCCAGGCGCAGGAGAAGGGACGCTACCTTCCGCTGGCCGAGATGCGATTGGCGCCCGAGCTGGAAGACATGGTGCTGCTGCAAAAGGGCAGCCGCCTGTCGATTTCGCCGGTCACTGCCGGCCAGTGGCACGCCATCCTGCGCCTGCTGCGCACGCCAAGCTAA
- a CDS encoding cell division protein ZapA: protein MIYLDVTIMGQPYRLACKEGEQATLRDAVRYLDGKMTALRDSGKVKGNDRIAVMAALSVAAEFLSVKSPQGPLSDMSMLEVKQKLEAMHTVLDAALAPQQNLS, encoded by the coding sequence ATGATTTACCTGGACGTCACCATCATGGGCCAGCCGTATCGCCTGGCCTGCAAGGAAGGCGAGCAGGCCACGCTGCGCGACGCCGTGCGCTACCTCGACGGCAAGATGACGGCGCTGCGCGACTCGGGCAAGGTCAAGGGCAACGACCGCATCGCCGTCATGGCCGCCCTCAGCGTCGCTGCCGAATTCCTGTCGGTCAAGTCGCCGCAAGGCCCGCTGTCGGACATGTCGATGCTCGAAGTCAAGCAGAAACTGGAAGCGATGCACACCGTCCTCGACGCCGCCCTGGCACCGCAACAAAATCTGTCCTGA
- a CDS encoding co-chaperone GroES, with product MNLRPLHDRVIVKRLDQETKTASGLIIPDAAAEKPDQGEILAVGNGKILENGQVRPLELKVGDRVLFAKYGAQTVKVDGQELLVMREDDIMAVLDK from the coding sequence ATGAACCTTCGCCCTCTGCACGATCGCGTTATCGTCAAGCGTCTCGACCAGGAAACCAAGACTGCCTCGGGCCTGATCATCCCTGATGCAGCGGCTGAAAAGCCGGACCAGGGCGAGATCCTGGCTGTCGGTAACGGCAAGATCCTGGAGAACGGCCAAGTGCGTCCGCTGGAACTGAAAGTCGGCGACCGCGTCCTGTTCGCAAAATACGGCGCACAAACCGTGAAGGTCGACGGCCAGGAACTGCTGGTGATGCGCGAAGACGACATCATGGCCGTGCTGGACAAGTAA
- the groL gene encoding chaperonin GroEL (60 kDa chaperone family; promotes refolding of misfolded polypeptides especially under stressful conditions; forms two stacked rings of heptamers to form a barrel-shaped 14mer; ends can be capped by GroES; misfolded proteins enter the barrel where they are refolded when GroES binds), translated as MAAKEVIFGDAARAKMVEGVNILANAVKVTLGPKGRNVVLERSFGSPTVTKDGVSVAKEIELKDKLMNMGAQMVKEVASKTSDNAGDGTTTATVLAQAIVREGMKFVAAGMNPMDLKRGIDKAVAATVEELAKIAKPCTTSKEIAQVGAISANSDYSIGERIAEAMEKVGKEGVITVEDGKSLNDELDIVEGMQFDRGYLSPYFINNPDKQVAIHDNPFVLLCDKKISNIRDLLPVLEQVAKAGRPLVIIAEDIEGEALATLVVNNIRGILKTVAVKAPGFGDRRKAMLEDIAVLTGGQVIAEEVGLTLEKVTLAELGQAKRVEVGKENTIIIDGAGSADNIEARVKMVRVQIEEATSDYDREKLQERVAKLAGGVAVIKVGAATEVEMKEKKARVEDALHATRAAVEEGIVPGGGVALLRARANLQVKGDNPDQEAGIKIVLRAMEEPLRMIVQNAGEEASVVVSAVLGGTGNYGYNAANGTYGDMVEMGVLDPAKVTRSALQNAASIAGLMLTTDCMVSEITEDKPAGGMGGMGGMGGMGGMDGMM; from the coding sequence ATGGCAGCTAAAGAAGTAATTTTCGGCGACGCAGCGCGCGCCAAGATGGTTGAAGGCGTGAACATCCTCGCCAACGCAGTCAAAGTCACCCTGGGCCCGAAAGGCCGCAACGTCGTGCTCGAGCGCTCGTTCGGCTCGCCAACCGTGACCAAGGACGGTGTCTCGGTCGCCAAAGAGATCGAACTCAAAGACAAGCTCATGAACATGGGCGCGCAGATGGTCAAGGAAGTCGCCTCGAAAACCAGCGACAACGCCGGCGACGGCACCACCACCGCGACCGTGCTGGCACAAGCCATCGTGCGCGAAGGCATGAAGTTTGTTGCCGCCGGCATGAACCCGATGGACCTCAAGCGCGGCATCGACAAGGCAGTTGCCGCCACCGTCGAAGAGCTGGCAAAAATCGCCAAGCCATGCACCACCTCGAAAGAAATCGCGCAAGTCGGCGCCATTTCGGCCAACTCCGACTACTCGATCGGCGAGCGCATCGCTGAAGCGATGGAAAAAGTCGGCAAGGAAGGCGTCATCACCGTCGAAGACGGCAAGTCGCTGAACGACGAACTCGACATCGTCGAAGGCATGCAGTTCGACCGCGGCTACCTGTCGCCTTACTTCATCAACAATCCGGACAAGCAAGTCGCGATCCACGACAACCCGTTCGTGCTGCTGTGCGACAAGAAGATCTCGAACATCCGTGACCTGCTGCCGGTGCTCGAGCAAGTTGCCAAGGCCGGCCGTCCGCTGGTCATCATCGCCGAAGACATCGAAGGCGAAGCGCTGGCGACCCTGGTCGTCAACAACATCCGCGGCATCCTGAAGACCGTTGCCGTGAAGGCCCCTGGCTTTGGCGACCGTCGCAAGGCCATGCTGGAAGACATCGCTGTCCTGACCGGCGGCCAGGTCATCGCTGAAGAAGTCGGCCTGACCCTGGAAAAGGTCACCCTGGCAGAACTCGGCCAGGCCAAGCGCGTCGAAGTCGGCAAGGAAAACACCATCATCATCGACGGTGCCGGTTCGGCTGACAACATCGAAGCACGCGTCAAGATGGTGCGTGTCCAGATCGAAGAAGCGACCTCGGACTACGACCGCGAAAAGCTGCAAGAGCGCGTGGCCAAGCTGGCCGGCGGCGTTGCGGTGATCAAGGTTGGCGCTGCCACCGAAGTCGAAATGAAGGAAAAGAAAGCCCGCGTGGAAGACGCGCTGCACGCCACCCGCGCAGCCGTTGAAGAAGGCATCGTGCCAGGCGGCGGCGTCGCCCTGCTGCGTGCCCGCGCCAACCTGCAAGTCAAGGGCGACAACCCTGACCAGGAAGCCGGCATCAAGATCGTCCTGCGCGCAATGGAAGAGCCGCTGCGCATGATCGTCCAGAACGCTGGCGAAGAAGCATCGGTCGTCGTCTCGGCAGTTCTGGGCGGCACCGGCAACTACGGCTACAACGCCGCCAACGGCACCTACGGCGACATGGTCGAAATGGGCGTGCTGGACCCAGCCAAGGTCACCCGTTCGGCCCTGCAGAACGCAGCGTCGATCGCCGGCCTGATGCTCACCACCGACTGCATGGTTTCGGAAATCACCGAAGACAAGCCAGCCGGCGGCATGGGCGGCATGGGTGGCATGGGCGGCATGGGCGGTATGGACGGCATGATGTAA
- a CDS encoding DUF5329 domain-containing protein, with translation MQAYRFAVTILLAAGLHTAAAAAPDTRAQAEINHLLDYVATPGCQFSRNGSWHEGEKAREHLQQKYDYLAKRDMVTNAESFIARAASESSTSGRPYQVKCGDGKPVASAVYLKEELARFRARK, from the coding sequence ATGCAAGCATACCGTTTCGCCGTCACCATCCTGCTCGCGGCCGGCCTGCACACCGCCGCCGCAGCCGCGCCTGACACACGCGCCCAGGCAGAAATCAACCACCTGCTCGACTACGTGGCCACGCCAGGCTGCCAGTTCAGCCGCAACGGCAGCTGGCACGAGGGCGAAAAGGCAAGGGAACACCTGCAGCAGAAATACGATTACCTCGCCAAGCGCGACATGGTGACGAACGCCGAATCGTTCATTGCGCGCGCGGCCAGCGAAAGCAGCACCAGCGGCCGGCCTTACCAGGTGAAATGCGGCGACGGCAAGCCGGTGGCGAGTGCGGTGTATTTGAAGGAGGAACTGGCGCGGTTCCGGGCGCGGAAATAG
- the creB gene encoding two-component system response regulator CreB — protein sequence MKTILIAEDELAIADSIAYALRTDGFAAQHVGLGEQVLAAMRSGAPAPAPVVLDVGLPDMNGFEVCRQLRQFSDVPVIFLTARSDEIDRIVGLEIGADDYVTKPFSPRELVARIRVVLRRLAPARGTTPAAAPAPPRFALRAEEARILYRGQALELTRYEYLLLKVLIERPGHVLSRAQLMDRVWTDATDTLERTVDVHVKALRAKLRAIDPDDDPIQTHRGMGYSLAFR from the coding sequence ATGAAAACCATCCTGATCGCCGAAGACGAGCTGGCCATTGCCGACAGCATCGCCTATGCCCTGCGTACCGACGGCTTCGCGGCGCAGCACGTGGGCCTGGGCGAACAGGTGCTGGCCGCCATGCGTAGTGGCGCGCCAGCGCCTGCCCCGGTCGTGCTCGACGTCGGCCTGCCGGACATGAATGGCTTCGAGGTCTGCCGCCAGCTGCGCCAGTTCAGCGACGTTCCCGTCATCTTCCTGACCGCGCGCAGCGACGAAATCGACCGCATCGTCGGCCTGGAAATCGGTGCCGACGATTACGTCACCAAGCCGTTTTCGCCGCGCGAACTGGTGGCACGCATCCGGGTCGTGCTGCGCCGTCTTGCACCTGCCCGGGGCACGACGCCGGCCGCGGCGCCCGCTCCGCCGCGCTTCGCCCTGCGCGCGGAAGAGGCGCGCATCCTGTACCGGGGCCAGGCGCTCGAACTGACCCGCTACGAATACCTGCTGCTCAAGGTGCTGATCGAACGGCCCGGCCACGTGCTCTCGCGGGCGCAGCTGATGGACCGGGTCTGGACCGACGCCACCGATACGCTCGAGCGCACGGTGGACGTCCACGTCAAGGCGCTGCGCGCCAAACTGCGCGCCATCGACCCGGACGACGACCCGATCCAGACCCACCGCGGCATGGGCTACAGCCTGGCATTCCGGTGA
- the creC gene encoding two-component system sensor histidine kinase CreC, whose translation MKIGLRILLGYFLIVGLAAWFLLNVFVEQVKPGVRSTQEDTLVDTAYLLAALVEDEVRSGKLEESRMLARIRAFSGRDIDVRIDGQQKKALDYRVYITDAAGRVVFDSTGRDVGADYSRWNDVYLTLRGRYGARSTRAVQGVDASTVMHVAAPIRAGKRIIGVLTVAKPNSAVQPFVERSQRTILQRGAILLLLSLLIGVGFAWWLMQALGKLMRYVVDAEAGRKAPLPALGKNEFGTLARALGAMREKLEGKEYVEQLMHTMAHELKSPIAAIQGSAELLQEDMPPAERRHFLNNILNQNARQKQLIDKLLDLVRVEKQQQLSAPEQIDVQALCAQVAMDFERKAAKENVHLLLAVGKHTVTGDALLLRQALGNLLDNAIDFSPPEGTVWIAAREGGGAVEISVRDSGAGIPEFARDRLFERFYSLPRADGARSTGLGLPFVREVVALHGGEVTVDNDSRGGGCALVRLPA comes from the coding sequence GTGAAGATCGGCCTGCGCATCCTGCTGGGCTACTTCCTGATCGTGGGACTGGCGGCCTGGTTCCTGCTCAACGTGTTCGTCGAGCAGGTCAAGCCGGGCGTGCGCTCGACCCAGGAAGACACGCTGGTCGATACCGCCTACCTGCTCGCCGCACTGGTGGAGGACGAGGTCCGCTCCGGCAAGCTGGAGGAGTCGCGCATGCTGGCGCGCATCCGGGCATTCTCCGGGCGCGACATCGACGTCAGGATCGATGGCCAGCAGAAGAAGGCGCTCGACTATCGCGTGTACATCACCGATGCCGCCGGCAGGGTCGTCTTCGATTCGACGGGACGCGACGTGGGCGCCGACTATTCGCGCTGGAACGACGTCTACCTGACCCTGCGCGGCCGCTATGGCGCGCGCAGCACGCGCGCGGTGCAGGGTGTTGACGCGAGCACCGTCATGCACGTGGCCGCGCCGATCCGCGCCGGCAAGCGGATCATCGGCGTGCTCACGGTGGCCAAGCCCAACTCGGCCGTGCAGCCTTTTGTCGAGCGCAGCCAGCGCACCATCCTGCAGCGCGGCGCCATCCTGCTGCTGTTGTCGCTGCTGATCGGCGTGGGCTTTGCCTGGTGGCTGATGCAGGCATTGGGCAAGCTGATGCGCTACGTCGTCGATGCCGAAGCGGGCAGGAAGGCGCCGCTGCCGGCGCTGGGCAAGAACGAATTCGGCACGCTGGCGCGGGCACTCGGTGCGATGCGCGAAAAGCTCGAGGGCAAGGAGTATGTCGAACAGCTGATGCACACGATGGCGCACGAATTGAAAAGTCCGATCGCGGCCATCCAGGGCTCGGCCGAGCTGCTGCAGGAAGACATGCCGCCCGCCGAACGCCGTCACTTCCTGAACAATATCCTGAACCAGAACGCGCGCCAGAAGCAGTTGATCGACAAGCTGCTCGACCTGGTCAGGGTCGAGAAACAGCAGCAGCTCAGTGCACCGGAGCAGATCGATGTGCAGGCCCTGTGCGCGCAGGTGGCGATGGACTTCGAGCGCAAGGCGGCAAAGGAAAACGTGCACCTGCTGCTCGCGGTCGGCAAGCACACCGTCACTGGCGACGCCCTGCTGCTGCGCCAGGCCCTGGGCAACCTGCTCGACAATGCCATCGATTTTTCTCCGCCTGAAGGAACCGTGTGGATCGCGGCGCGGGAGGGCGGCGGTGCGGTGGAGATCAGTGTTCGCGACAGTGGCGCCGGCATACCGGAATTTGCCCGCGACCGCCTGTTCGAGCGCTTCTATTCGCTGCCGCGCGCCGATGGCGCCAGGAGCACGGGCCTGGGCCTGCCCTTTGTCCGCGAAGTGGTCGCGCTGCACGGCGGCGAGGTCACGGTCGACAACGACAGCCGCGGCGGCGGCTGCGCACTGGTGCGCCTGCCGGCCTGA
- the creD gene encoding cell envelope integrity protein CreD, whose amino-acid sequence MQRTLLFKILTIVGLILLICVPLTMIENMIETRSAYRAEAVESVASSSVREQTVVGPVLVIQYTDDYEEKVDTGDPAGKAVVNRSVQREHLVFPNDLQINGKIDTFKRKRGIFNVLYYKGVHEMAGEFTVPNESVLPRATTGSRITVNSAKIAVGIDDVRGVQRTPKLNWDGTEIGFRQGTGLRSLPSGLHANLARISLDSADKPIRFHFSLALDGTEQQHIVPVGNNNRLTIASNWPHPAFGGQFLPMPEEQPQSSPGFRRSWNISNVSNNSQAQLVELERAPQRRTTARTRPHIDAVSIAFIEPVDVYTLSARATKYGLLFVALTFAAFFMFEILKTLPIHPVQYLLVGLALALFFLLLIALSEHIAFWQAYLVASAACIVLISYYLSAVLADWRRGVGFACGLTALYGSLYGLLVSENNALVLGSLLLFAILGAIMVATRKVNWYQIGQAA is encoded by the coding sequence GTGCAAAGAACACTGTTATTCAAGATCCTCACCATCGTTGGGCTCATCCTGCTCATCTGCGTGCCGCTGACCATGATCGAGAACATGATCGAGACCCGCAGCGCCTACCGGGCCGAGGCCGTCGAGAGCGTCGCCAGCAGTTCGGTGCGCGAGCAGACGGTCGTCGGCCCGGTCCTGGTCATCCAGTACACCGATGACTACGAAGAAAAGGTCGACACCGGCGATCCCGCGGGCAAGGCCGTCGTCAACCGTTCGGTGCAGCGCGAACACCTGGTCTTCCCGAACGATTTGCAAATCAACGGCAAGATCGACACCTTCAAGCGCAAGCGCGGCATCTTCAATGTGCTCTACTACAAGGGCGTGCACGAGATGGCGGGCGAATTCACGGTGCCGAATGAATCCGTGCTGCCGCGCGCCACGACGGGTTCGCGCATCACGGTCAACAGCGCCAAAATCGCCGTCGGCATCGACGACGTGCGCGGCGTGCAGCGCACCCCCAAGCTGAACTGGGACGGCACCGAGATTGGATTTCGCCAGGGTACGGGCCTGCGTTCCCTGCCCAGCGGCCTGCATGCGAACCTGGCGCGCATCTCGCTCGATTCGGCCGACAAGCCGATCCGCTTCCACTTCAGCCTGGCCCTGGACGGGACCGAGCAGCAGCACATCGTCCCGGTCGGGAACAACAACCGCCTGACCATCGCGTCGAACTGGCCGCACCCCGCATTCGGCGGACAGTTCCTGCCGATGCCGGAGGAACAGCCGCAGTCCAGCCCGGGCTTTCGCCGCAGCTGGAACATCTCGAACGTCTCGAACAATTCGCAGGCGCAGCTGGTCGAGCTGGAACGCGCGCCGCAGCGAAGGACCACGGCGCGAACGCGTCCGCATATCGACGCGGTCAGCATCGCCTTCATCGAACCGGTCGATGTCTACACGCTGTCGGCGCGCGCCACCAAGTACGGCCTGCTGTTCGTCGCACTGACCTTCGCCGCCTTCTTCATGTTCGAGATCCTGAAGACCCTGCCGATCCACCCGGTGCAGTACCTGCTGGTTGGCCTGGCGCTGGCGCTGTTCTTCCTGCTGCTCATCGCGCTGTCGGAGCACATCGCCTTCTGGCAGGCCTACCTGGTGGCCAGTGCGGCCTGCATCGTCCTGATCAGCTACTACCTGTCGGCCGTGCTCGCGGACTGGCGCCGCGGCGTGGGCTTCGCATGCGGCCTCACCGCCCTGTATGGTTCCCTGTACGGTTTGCTGGTATCCGAAAACAATGCGCTGGTGCTGGGCAGTCTGCTGCTGTTCGCCATCCTGGGTGCCATCATGGTCGCAACGCGCAAGGTCAACTGGTACCAGATCGGCCAGGCGGCGTAA
- a CDS encoding cold-shock protein yields MTTQTGTVKWFNDAKGFGFITPDAGGADLFAHFQDIQSQGFKSLAENQRVSFERSTGPKGEKAGNICPI; encoded by the coding sequence ATGACTACTCAAACCGGCACCGTAAAATGGTTCAATGACGCCAAGGGCTTCGGCTTCATCACCCCTGACGCAGGCGGCGCGGACTTGTTCGCCCACTTCCAGGACATCCAGTCGCAAGGCTTCAAGAGCCTGGCCGAAAACCAGCGCGTGTCGTTCGAGCGCTCGACCGGTCCAAAAGGCGAAAAAGCTGGAAATATCTGCCCCATTTAA